In Sorghum bicolor cultivar BTx623 chromosome 10, Sorghum_bicolor_NCBIv3, whole genome shotgun sequence, one genomic interval encodes:
- the LOC8061505 gene encoding MACPF domain-containing protein At1g14780, which yields MARSREVTGGWGRMAGGDGAAAAAAAVEKAVRCLGRGVDMTGDLRLKHCKDAGGCLVLRTGEKAAAAAEKVVVPGFGVVADVPADVKCGKGDRIRFKSDVLEFNKMSEVFNHRNSLTGKIPSGLFNSCFDLESSSWADDASATKCLAFDGYFISLLDLRLDCRPLALADHVVRDVPAAWDPSAIASFIEKYGTHIIVGLGLGGQDVVYVKQDNSSPLSPSEIKEHLDRLGDQLFTGTCTLPPSNRKNRDHKFKVPEAFNVFDAQVTQQRLHGMITPVSCKEGVTVIYSKRGGNAAASDHSEWLLTVPTMPDAINFKLVPITSLLKGVTGVGFLSHAINLYLRYKPQIEDLRYFLDFQHHRLWAPVLSDLPLGPCSNRQGASPALNFSLVGSKLYVSSSEVIVPRLPVTGMRLHLEGKKNNRLGIHLQHLSNNPTFIDERSAKPPIWRGSEMISDERYYEPVQWRMFAHVCTVPVKYDPRWASAGSPSAAYIVSGAQLHVKVHDSTNILHLRLLYTQLPGHAVVQSKWAHNTARLSGKGSFLSKSLAASLGAGGVDKEQQHPARIHIDSAVFAGGPPVPVGTQRLLKFVETSQVTMGPQDSPGYWLVTGAKLDVEKGKISLHVKFSLLAPVS from the exons ATGGCTAGGAGCAGAGAGGTGACCGGCGGCTGGGGGAGGATGGCTGGAGGCGACggcgctgcggcggcggcggcggccgtggaGAAGGCGGTGAGGTGCCTCGGCAGGGGCGTCGACATGACGGGAGACCTGAGACTGAAGCACTGCAAGGATGCGGGGGGCTGCCTGGTCCTGAGGACCGGcgagaaggcggcggcggcggcggagaaggTCGTCGTGCCGGGCTTTGGAGTCGTCGCCGATGTGCCCGCCGACGTCAAGTGCGGCAAGGGCGACCGGATCAGGTTCAAGTCCGACGTGCTCGAGTTCAACAAG ATGTCTGAGGTGTTCAACCACCGGAATTCGCTGACGGGGAAGATCCCGTCGGGGCTCTTCAACTCGTGCTTCGACCTGGAGAGCAGCTCCTGGGCCGACGACGCCTCCGCCACCAAGTGCCTCGCCTTCGACGGCTACTTCATCTCCCTCCTCGACCTCCGCCTCGACTGCCGCCCGCTCGCCCTCGCCGACCACGTCGTCCGTGACGTGCCGGCGGCGTGGGACCCGTCAGCCATAGCAAG TTTCATCGAGAAGTATGGGACCCACATCATTGTTGGGCTGGGTTTGGGTGGCCAGGATGTGGTGTATGTGAAGCAGGACAACTCGTCTCCACTGTCCCCATCTGAGATCAAGGAGCACTTGGACAGGCTAGGTGACCAGCTCTTCACTGGGACATGCACTCTGCCCCCTTCAAACCGCAAAAACAGGGACCACAAATTTAAG GTCCCTGAGGCCTTTAATGTATTTGATGCCCAAGTGACACAGCAAAGACTTCACGGAATGATTACTCCAGTGTCCTGCAAAGAG GGTGTGACGGTGATATACTCCAAGAGGGGAGGGAATGCAGCGGCGAGCGACCACTCAGAGTGGCTGCTAACTGTGCCCACAATGCCAGATGCAATAAACTTCAAGCTTGTGCCCATCACATCCCTTCTCAAAGGAGTAACTGGCGTGGGCTTCCTCTCTCATGCCATCAACCTATATCTCAGAT ACAAACCTCAAATAGAAGATTTGAGGTACTTCCTGGACTTCCAGCACCACAGATTGTGGGCTCCAGTACTCAGTGATCTACCACTTGGTCCCTGCTCAAACCGACAAGGTGCCAGTCCAGCCTTGAACTTCAGCCTTGTAGGTTCAAAGCTATATGTCAGCTCAAGCGAG GTGATTGTTCCAAGATTACCAGTCACCGGGATGAGATTACATCTGGAGGGCAAGAAAAATAACCG GTTAGGCATCCACCTGCAACATTTGTCAAACAACCCAACGTTCATCGATGAAAGATCAGCCAAGCCGCCGATATGGCGGGGATCGGAGATGATCTCCGACGAGCGATACTATGAGCCGGTCCAGTGGAGAATGTTTGCCCACGTCTGCACAGTGCCGGTGAAGTACGACCCTCGCTGGGCCAGCGCCGGCTCGCCGTCGGCGGCGTACATCGTCTCCGGCGCCCAGCTGCACGTGAAGGTCCACGACTCGACCAACATCCTGCACCTCAGGCTCCTGTACACGCAGCTGCCGGGGCACGCCGTGGTGCAGTCCAAATGGGCGCACAACACGGCGAGGCTGTCGGGGAAAGGGAGCTTCCTGTCCAAGTCGTTGGCGGCGTCCTTGGGCGCCGGCGGCGTTGACAAGGAGCAGCAGCACCCGGCGAGGATTCACATCGACTCCGCCGTGTTCGCCGGAGGACCACCGGTGCCGGTCGGGACCCAGAGGCTGCTCAAGTTTGTCGAGACGTCTCAGGTGACCATGGGCCCACAGGACAGTCCTGGATACTGGCTGGTCACTGgcgccaagctggatgttgaaaAGGGGAAGATCTCGCTTCACGTCAAGTTTTCCCTGCTTGCTCCAGTTTCTTGA